One segment of Pyricularia oryzae 70-15 chromosome 3, whole genome shotgun sequence DNA contains the following:
- a CDS encoding cytosolic Fe-S cluster assembly factor NBP35, with product MAPSLEEPEAVQEVINNPLKAKPQLVAPEPEHCPGPESERAGTADSCAGCPNQKICASAPKGPDPDIPLISARLAGVKHKILVLSGKGGVGKSTFTSLLAHAFATNPESSVGIMDTDICGPSIPKMMGAEAETIHISGAGWSPVYVMDNLGVMSIQFMLPNRDDAIIWRGPKKNGLIKQFLKDVEWGDLDFLLVDTPPGTSDEHLSVNTYLRESGIDGAVVVTTPQEVSLLDVRKEIDFCHKAGIRVLGLVENMSGFVCPGCKHTSQIFRPTTGGGRALAKEMGIRFLGSVPLDPSIGMACDYGESFFDSFPDSPTCASVENVVRELAEELGLAVDNVLPPKQ from the coding sequence ATGGCACCAAGCCTCGAGGAACCCGAAGCCGTTCAAGAGGTGATAAACAACCCACTGAAAGCGAAACCGCAGCTCGTCGCCCCCGAACCAGAGCACTGCCCGGGACCCGAGTCCGAACGCGCCGGCACAGCAGACTCTTGCGCAGGCTGCCCCAACCAGAAGATATGCGCGTCAGCACCCAAAGGGCCTGATCCGGACATTCCCCTGATTTCAGCACGGCTAGCAGGCGTCAAGCATAAGATATTAGTGCTAAGTGGCAAAGGTGGGGTGGGCAAGTCGACCTTCACGAGCCTTCTGGCGCATGCTTTTGCGACGAACCCAGAGAGTTCGGTGGGGATCATGGATACGGATATCTGCGGACCGAGCATACCAAAAATGATGGGCGCTGAGGCCGAGACGATTCACATCAGCGGCGCGGGCTGGTCGCCTGTCTACGTCATGGACAACTTGGGAGTCATGAGCATTCAATTCATGCTTCCAAATCGAGACGATGCTATTATTTGGAGGGGCCCCAAGAAGAATGGTCTGATCAAACAGTTTCTCAAGGACGTCGAGTGGGGAGATCTCGATTTTCTCCTGGTAGATACGCCACCGGGCACGAGTGACGAGCACCTAAGTGTCAACACTTATTTGAGAGAAAGCGGCATAGACGGTGCCGTGGTCGTCACAACGCCACAGGAGGTCTCTCTCCTGGATGTGCGGAAAGAGATAGACTTTTGTCACAAGGCCGGCATCCGGGTGCTGGGGCTTGTCGAGAACATGAGCGGATTTGTTTGCCCCGGATGCAAGCATACAAGTCAAATTTTCCGACCAACCACAGGTGGCGGCAGGGCGCTTGCAAAAGAGATGGGCATTAGATTCCTTGGGTCTGTGCCATTGGACCCTAGTATCGGTATGGCTTGTGACTATGGTGAGAGCTTCTTCGACAGCTTCCCTGATAGTCCGACCTGTGCTTCGGTCGAAAACGTGGTGCGAGAGCTTGCCGAGGAGTTAGGGCTTGCTGTCGATAATGTACTTCCTCCGAAACAATGA